A region of Reichenbachiella carrageenanivorans DNA encodes the following proteins:
- a CDS encoding PSP1 domain-containing protein: MSGCSTCSTLTAADGSIKGCKSNGGCSSGGCNKMNTFDWLSNMETPAKYQFDIFEVRFKNGRKDFFRNVNDLEIYPGDPVVVDVPNGHHLGYVSLQGELVRLQMQKKKVKNDDEIRTIYRVASQKDLEKFESVQKRENPTMFRSREIINELKLQMKLTDVEYQADNSKATFYYSADERVDFRELIKSLASEFKIRVEMRQISLRQEAGRLGGIGSCGRELCCSTWLTDFKNVSTSAARYQNLSLNPSKLSGQCGRLKCCLNYELETYMDALKDIPKVDTGLLTDKGEARLQKTDIFRKIMWFGYKNDNAWIALDTDRVKEIQKMNADGKKPETLMEDKVGGENRESQALNSDLERMDKKFRKGGKSKPKNKNRRKKKRGGKSNFNKKKPE, translated from the coding sequence ATGTCGGGATGCAGTACTTGCAGCACATTGACGGCTGCAGACGGAAGTATTAAGGGATGTAAGAGTAATGGCGGTTGCAGTAGTGGCGGCTGCAACAAGATGAATACGTTTGATTGGCTATCCAATATGGAGACGCCAGCCAAGTATCAATTTGACATATTCGAAGTTCGATTCAAAAATGGGCGCAAGGATTTCTTCCGAAACGTCAATGATTTAGAAATATATCCAGGTGATCCTGTAGTAGTAGATGTTCCTAATGGCCATCATCTAGGCTATGTTTCCCTTCAAGGGGAATTGGTGCGTCTGCAAATGCAAAAAAAGAAGGTGAAAAACGACGATGAAATCCGAACGATTTATCGTGTGGCCTCTCAGAAGGATTTGGAAAAATTTGAATCTGTACAGAAAAGAGAAAACCCCACTATGTTTCGCTCTCGCGAAATCATCAATGAACTGAAACTTCAAATGAAGCTCACTGATGTAGAGTATCAGGCGGACAATTCTAAAGCTACATTTTACTACTCGGCAGATGAAAGAGTAGATTTCAGAGAATTGATTAAAAGTTTGGCGAGCGAATTTAAAATTCGTGTAGAAATGCGCCAGATCAGTCTGCGTCAGGAAGCAGGAAGATTAGGCGGTATTGGTTCTTGTGGTCGTGAATTGTGCTGCTCTACGTGGCTGACAGACTTTAAAAATGTGTCTACTTCAGCGGCACGTTATCAGAATCTATCATTGAACCCGAGCAAACTCTCTGGGCAGTGTGGTCGCCTCAAGTGCTGTCTTAATTATGAGTTAGAAACCTATATGGATGCGCTCAAAGATATTCCTAAAGTAGACACGGGATTGCTTACAGATAAGGGAGAAGCCAGATTACAGAAGACGGACATTTTCAGAAAGATCATGTGGTTTGGCTATAAAAATGACAATGCTTGGATCGCTCTAGATACAGATCGAGTAAAGGAAATCCAAAAAATGAATGCCGACGGGAAAAAACCTGAGACATTGATGGAAGATAAAGTGGGAGGTGAAAATAGAGAATCTCAAGCACTGAATAGCGACCTCGAAAGGATGGATAAAAAATTCCGAAAAGGAGGAAAGAGTAAGCCAAAGAATAAAAATCGTCGCAAGAAAAAGCGAGGAGGGAAAAGTAACTTTAACAAGAAAAAACCAGAGTAA
- a CDS encoding gliding motility lipoprotein GldH, producing the protein MLKSITYLLIVLGVAAAVTACSSSTIIDEQSDISEGLWHLDSLVAFQFEVEDTTAAYEIQYNVRYAVNYPYYNLFLKYYLEDSTGDVLSSELQELILFDKKTGKPMGEGLGDLFDRAVPVFENKKFAYSGSYTFKVKQFMRMEQLPGILSFGLKIQQPEQE; encoded by the coding sequence ATGCTAAAATCTATCACTTACCTGTTGATTGTATTGGGTGTCGCTGCGGCGGTCACGGCCTGTAGCAGTAGCACTATAATCGACGAACAGTCAGATATATCTGAGGGGCTATGGCACTTAGATTCTTTGGTGGCCTTTCAGTTTGAGGTGGAGGACACTACTGCTGCCTATGAGATTCAATACAACGTGCGATATGCTGTGAACTACCCATACTACAATCTATTTTTGAAGTATTATTTGGAGGATTCTACAGGTGATGTTTTATCATCTGAACTGCAAGAGCTTATCTTGTTTGATAAGAAAACAGGTAAGCCGATGGGCGAAGGGTTGGGCGATTTATTTGACCGTGCAGTACCCGTATTCGAAAACAAAAAATTTGCTTATTCAGGGTCTTATACTTTTAAGGTAAAGCAATTTATGCGGATGGAACAGCTCCCAGGTATTTTATCTTTTGGACTGAAAATACAGCAGCCTGAGCAAGAGTAG
- the rlmB gene encoding 23S rRNA (guanosine(2251)-2'-O)-methyltransferase RlmB has protein sequence MIFGTRAVIETIKSGKTIERIFLQKDLKNDLTKELTDMLRGSMVTVSKVPVEKLNRLTRKNHQGVVAFASPIDFVTLHNIVANSYENGLAPLVLILDRVTDVRNFGAICRSAECAGVNGIVIPSKGGAMINSDAVKTSAGAMNYLSICKEDSLTHSVKYLKDSGFQIVACTEKTEKTVFEADLSVPTAIIMGSEEDGISEELLSVADEKLKIPIIGNIDSLNVSVAAGVILFESVRQRS, from the coding sequence ATGATTTTTGGCACGCGTGCCGTGATCGAAACAATCAAATCAGGAAAAACTATCGAGCGAATCTTTCTACAGAAAGACTTGAAAAATGACCTAACCAAAGAGCTTACAGATATGCTTAGAGGGAGTATGGTCACGGTCTCAAAAGTTCCCGTAGAGAAGCTCAATAGGCTGACTCGAAAAAACCACCAAGGAGTGGTGGCTTTTGCTTCTCCCATCGATTTTGTGACACTTCACAACATTGTCGCTAATAGTTATGAAAATGGTTTGGCGCCTTTGGTTTTGATTTTGGATCGGGTGACAGATGTGAGAAATTTCGGAGCTATCTGTCGTTCGGCAGAATGCGCTGGGGTTAATGGCATTGTTATCCCGTCTAAGGGAGGTGCTATGATCAATTCGGATGCAGTAAAGACCTCTGCGGGTGCGATGAACTACCTGTCGATCTGTAAAGAAGACAGTCTGACGCACTCAGTAAAATACCTCAAAGACAGTGGTTTTCAGATCGTGGCTTGTACGGAAAAAACAGAGAAGACAGTTTTTGAAGCAGATCTATCTGTGCCCACAGCTATAATCATGGGATCTGAAGAAGATGGTATATCAGAAGAGCTACTCAGCGTAGCTGATGAAAAATTGAAAATCCCGATTATCGGAAATATTGATTCGCTAAACGTATCCGTAGCTGCAGGTGTGATTCTATTCGAAAGTGTAAGGCAGCGTAGCTAA
- a CDS encoding AAA domain-containing protein translates to MREILLSYLRRLTNLSGNSRSIFLPKLPTGQFIDIHEFDYVRNEPSFSILEAILSRKAKIPLCEVQNSREEDANRLSQKLKQLKREDHLIFEERGAKDLYVGWPFVKGKFSDGTLSRCPLLFFPVTLEFDKKDWYLVSRKDVNVTMNKSFLLAYAYFNSLPANENLLERVFDDFDKESKGFRTDLYELLKAENLEVNFNQDNFSDVLTSFTPYQRVDLEASEKDGELKLYPEAVVGIFPQAGSYLVPDYLTMLEHPKLSTIENFFAERNLDEEQSEDTSYYRFLKRVKEDQTFTPFKMDAYQENVIKAIKKGNSAVVQGPPGTGKSQLICNLVADYIARGKNVLVVSQKRAALDVVFERLKEKELNDFIGLLHDFKNDRKSIYEQLEGQMDRLEDYQSINNSLDAIQLERNFLKTSRRIDQLDEELSEFKESLFDESECALSVKELYLTSDPHGRAIGVNLEYRNFKFDTLDSFKRTLNTYARYGEKFLNEHHPWFNRKSFANYQVSDLQLISKHLDEIRPYINVLETVTEKAIGKKVSFEDVVEIIKKHEEIKHLVSVLKDPLVFHALTLVLRNSHRIVTKERLVETEKLVMQSYEGNGAELSLKSEELGRFQEALDRSLDARKSIFKWLRWKLFSKDKIFITRVLVNNGLKSDRAGFDSLLQKVDNRLNLEHNLSLLKDEPALGPFPKVYTKVELKNWFFYQKQAAEAQTTLDGIRHMNEYISPLSLNQTEYTDQLSNLLKALEPIGQKLEEWESYFSIPQLRQMFASQLDVEQLLAALKQDFDSLCEFDKLQAELTAEELSVINKLLEEEPRVQAEHWWAIFDNSLRLAWIEHIEQKFPILRAVSSQKFEDMQTEMQDCVKEKLRISVEILLLKARERVYKNVEYNRLNNRVTYRDLYHQVTKKRRIWPVRKVIANYPREVFDLIPCWLASPESASAIFPMEKIFDLVIFDEASQCFVEKGIPAIFRGKQVVIAGDDKQLQPNDLYKVRWEEENVQDVVELDFDSLLNLGSQHLMQVQLNGHYRSKNLDLIRFSNEHFYGQRLKMLPDFKDLNEKQTAIDYVKVEGFWQKNTNHEEAERVAQIVASLLKAKPDLEIGVVTFNASQQMYILDFLETYSIAQGFIIPESLIVKNIENIQGDEKDVIIFSTVYAPDLKGNMNMNFGSLNAEGGENRLNVAITRAKEKIYLVTSIMPQQLQVENSKNEGPKLLKKYLEYAYAVSNKTLAPAKKSTDNHSANWFLKNKIEALGFEHFESLTMDHSLPFVDLALKYKGEYLAALLTDDDQYHQDISIKATHVYRPFTLKQKNWTFNLISSRQFWSDPEHVRERINRMISRSIDE, encoded by the coding sequence ATGAGAGAAATACTTCTATCCTACTTACGAAGGCTAACCAATCTATCGGGAAACAGCCGCTCTATCTTTCTCCCAAAACTACCTACAGGGCAGTTTATCGACATACACGAATTTGACTACGTTCGCAACGAACCTTCCTTCTCCATCTTAGAAGCTATACTCTCCCGAAAGGCCAAAATTCCGCTATGCGAAGTCCAAAACAGCCGAGAAGAAGACGCCAATCGCTTGTCGCAAAAATTAAAACAACTCAAACGTGAAGACCATCTCATATTTGAAGAACGTGGCGCTAAAGACCTCTATGTAGGTTGGCCTTTTGTAAAAGGAAAATTTTCTGATGGCACGCTCTCCAGATGCCCCCTTTTGTTTTTTCCCGTCACCTTAGAATTCGACAAAAAAGATTGGTACCTAGTCAGCCGTAAGGATGTCAATGTGACCATGAACAAGTCCTTCCTGCTAGCATATGCTTATTTCAATAGCTTACCAGCCAATGAAAATCTGCTCGAAAGAGTATTCGACGACTTCGACAAAGAGAGTAAAGGGTTTCGTACAGACCTCTACGAATTGCTCAAAGCAGAAAACTTAGAAGTCAACTTCAATCAAGACAATTTCAGCGACGTACTCACCTCATTCACACCATACCAACGAGTAGACCTAGAAGCTTCCGAAAAAGACGGTGAACTCAAACTATATCCAGAAGCCGTCGTGGGTATATTCCCTCAAGCAGGCTCATATCTAGTCCCCGACTACCTCACCATGCTAGAGCATCCCAAGCTTTCTACCATAGAAAATTTCTTTGCAGAAAGAAACCTCGACGAAGAGCAAAGTGAAGACACCTCATACTACCGGTTTTTAAAACGCGTCAAAGAAGACCAAACCTTCACGCCGTTCAAAATGGACGCCTATCAAGAAAATGTGATAAAGGCCATCAAAAAAGGAAATTCTGCAGTGGTGCAAGGGCCTCCTGGCACAGGCAAATCCCAACTGATCTGCAACCTCGTAGCCGATTACATCGCTCGTGGCAAAAATGTACTAGTAGTTAGTCAGAAGCGAGCAGCACTCGACGTGGTATTCGAAAGACTCAAAGAAAAAGAACTCAATGATTTTATTGGCCTGTTGCACGATTTCAAAAATGACAGAAAGTCTATATACGAGCAACTCGAAGGACAAATGGATCGACTGGAAGATTATCAATCGATCAACAACTCTCTCGACGCCATTCAGCTGGAACGAAATTTTCTAAAAACCAGTCGCAGAATCGATCAGCTAGACGAAGAGCTCTCCGAATTCAAAGAAAGCCTTTTTGATGAATCCGAATGTGCACTATCCGTCAAAGAACTGTATCTCACCTCCGATCCACACGGTCGTGCCATTGGTGTCAATTTAGAATATAGAAATTTCAAATTCGACACCCTAGATAGCTTTAAAAGAACATTAAACACCTATGCAAGGTATGGCGAAAAGTTTCTCAACGAGCACCACCCGTGGTTCAATAGAAAATCATTCGCCAATTATCAAGTATCCGATCTACAGCTTATTTCAAAACATCTCGATGAAATAAGGCCATACATCAACGTACTAGAAACAGTCACTGAAAAAGCCATTGGCAAAAAAGTGTCTTTTGAGGATGTCGTTGAAATCATCAAAAAACATGAGGAAATCAAACACCTCGTATCAGTACTCAAAGACCCACTCGTCTTTCATGCTTTAACTTTGGTACTACGCAATTCGCACCGAATCGTCACCAAAGAACGACTAGTCGAAACAGAAAAGCTCGTCATGCAATCCTACGAAGGGAATGGAGCTGAGCTTTCACTCAAATCTGAAGAACTTGGTCGCTTTCAGGAAGCACTCGACCGTAGTCTCGATGCACGCAAGAGTATTTTCAAATGGCTGAGATGGAAGCTCTTTTCCAAAGACAAAATATTCATTACCAGAGTACTGGTAAACAATGGGCTCAAAAGCGATCGCGCAGGCTTTGACTCACTATTACAAAAAGTAGACAATAGACTGAACCTAGAGCACAACCTGAGCCTCCTCAAGGATGAGCCAGCCTTAGGTCCCTTCCCCAAGGTATACACCAAAGTCGAACTCAAAAATTGGTTTTTTTACCAGAAGCAAGCTGCAGAAGCACAAACCACGCTGGATGGCATACGTCACATGAACGAATACATCTCGCCGCTTTCGCTCAACCAAACTGAGTATACTGATCAATTATCCAATTTGCTAAAAGCCTTAGAGCCTATAGGCCAAAAACTGGAAGAGTGGGAGTCATATTTTTCTATTCCGCAGTTACGCCAGATGTTTGCCAGTCAGCTCGACGTAGAGCAGTTATTAGCAGCACTCAAGCAAGACTTTGATTCGCTATGTGAGTTTGACAAACTCCAAGCCGAGCTGACTGCCGAAGAGCTCAGCGTGATCAATAAACTGCTCGAAGAAGAGCCTAGGGTACAAGCAGAACACTGGTGGGCAATCTTCGACAACAGTCTGAGACTGGCCTGGATCGAGCATATCGAACAAAAATTTCCAATCTTACGAGCAGTCTCTTCTCAGAAGTTTGAAGACATGCAAACCGAAATGCAGGATTGTGTAAAAGAAAAATTGCGCATAAGCGTGGAAATACTCCTACTCAAAGCACGAGAAAGGGTTTACAAAAATGTAGAATACAACCGTCTCAACAACCGGGTAACCTACCGTGACTTATATCACCAAGTCACCAAAAAACGACGAATATGGCCCGTAAGAAAAGTAATAGCCAATTACCCAAGAGAAGTTTTTGATCTCATCCCGTGCTGGCTAGCCTCGCCAGAATCGGCCTCAGCGATTTTTCCAATGGAAAAAATATTTGACTTAGTCATCTTCGATGAGGCCTCTCAATGCTTTGTAGAAAAAGGCATTCCAGCTATCTTCAGAGGCAAACAGGTAGTGATCGCTGGCGACGACAAACAGTTGCAACCAAACGATCTGTATAAGGTGCGCTGGGAAGAAGAAAATGTACAAGACGTAGTAGAACTTGACTTCGATTCGCTTCTCAATCTAGGCAGCCAGCATCTGATGCAGGTACAACTAAATGGGCACTATAGAAGTAAAAATTTGGATCTCATCCGATTTTCTAATGAACATTTTTATGGACAGCGCCTCAAAATGCTCCCAGATTTCAAAGATCTAAACGAAAAACAAACTGCCATAGACTATGTGAAAGTAGAAGGCTTTTGGCAAAAAAACACCAATCACGAAGAGGCCGAACGAGTGGCTCAGATCGTAGCGTCACTACTGAAAGCAAAACCTGATTTAGAGATCGGCGTTGTTACTTTCAATGCCTCTCAGCAAATGTATATTCTCGATTTTCTAGAGACTTATTCGATAGCACAGGGTTTTATCATACCTGAATCTTTGATCGTCAAAAACATTGAAAATATACAAGGCGACGAGAAAGATGTCATCATCTTCTCTACCGTATATGCCCCAGACCTAAAAGGCAATATGAATATGAATTTCGGCAGCCTCAATGCCGAAGGAGGAGAAAACAGGTTGAATGTAGCAATCACCCGAGCCAAAGAAAAAATCTACCTAGTTACGAGTATCATGCCCCAACAACTGCAGGTAGAAAACAGCAAAAACGAAGGCCCCAAGCTACTCAAAAAGTATCTAGAATACGCTTATGCCGTCTCCAACAAAACATTGGCTCCAGCCAAAAAATCGACAGACAATCACTCCGCTAATTGGTTTTTGAAAAATAAGATAGAGGCCTTAGGGTTTGAGCATTTCGAATCGCTGACTATGGATCATTCTTTGCCTTTTGTAGATTTGGCACTGAAATACAAAGGCGAATATCTGGCAGCATTGCTAACAGACGACGATCAGTACCATCAAGACATCTCCATCAAAGCCACACATGTGTATCGGCCTTTTACACTCAAGCAAAAAAACTGGACCTTCAATCTAATATCGAGTCGACAGTTTTGGTCAGACCCTGAGCATGTACGCGAACGAATCAATCGCATGATATCCCGCTCTATCGACGAATAG
- a CDS encoding mannose-1-phosphate guanylyltransferase: MKSEVFVVIMAGGVGSRFWPYSRNSRPKQFIDVLGNGKSLLQMTYQRFLPTANKDNILVVTNDIYANLVKEQLPDISEDHILTEPARRNTAPCIAYAAYKIRQKNPNAVIVVTPADHAIFQEEKFTRVIKTATTAAEGSDKLLTVGILPNRPETGYGYIQYIESEDEVKKVKTFTEKPELDLAKKFLESGDFVWNAGIFVWSVPAIIKSFENALPDMAEAFEEGADKYYQADEKAYVDRIYPQCENISIDYGILEKSKSVYVVQGNFDWSDLGSWNSLHEIREKDTNDNVTDGDVILGECSNNIVKSETKRLIVLDQLEGYLVGDFEDVLIICKKDQDAKFREYVAEVKKQHGDKYL; the protein is encoded by the coding sequence ATGAAATCAGAAGTATTCGTAGTTATAATGGCAGGAGGTGTTGGAAGTAGATTTTGGCCGTATAGTCGAAACTCAAGACCCAAGCAATTCATCGATGTCTTGGGCAATGGCAAATCACTCTTGCAAATGACGTACCAACGTTTCTTACCAACGGCTAACAAAGATAACATATTGGTGGTAACAAATGACATCTATGCTAATTTGGTGAAAGAACAATTGCCAGATATCAGCGAAGATCATATCCTGACCGAACCTGCCAGAAGAAATACGGCTCCATGTATCGCCTATGCGGCTTACAAAATCCGTCAAAAAAATCCCAACGCAGTAATAGTCGTTACGCCTGCCGACCACGCCATTTTTCAGGAAGAAAAATTTACCCGAGTAATCAAAACCGCCACTACAGCTGCCGAAGGGTCGGACAAGTTGCTAACGGTTGGAATTTTGCCTAACAGACCTGAAACGGGTTATGGCTACATCCAATATATCGAAAGCGAAGATGAGGTGAAGAAAGTGAAAACTTTTACAGAAAAACCTGAATTAGATCTAGCCAAGAAATTTTTGGAGAGTGGAGATTTTGTATGGAATGCGGGGATTTTCGTATGGTCTGTACCCGCGATCATCAAATCTTTTGAAAATGCTCTGCCTGATATGGCCGAAGCATTTGAGGAAGGAGCCGACAAGTACTACCAAGCAGATGAAAAAGCCTACGTAGATAGAATCTATCCGCAATGCGAAAACATATCTATTGACTATGGCATTTTAGAAAAATCGAAATCCGTCTATGTGGTACAGGGCAATTTCGACTGGTCTGACCTCGGGTCATGGAATTCGCTACATGAAATCAGAGAAAAAGACACAAACGACAACGTAACCGATGGGGATGTTATATTGGGCGAATGCTCTAATAATATCGTAAAATCTGAAACCAAACGATTGATCGTATTAGACCAACTGGAAGGCTATCTAGTAGGTGACTTTGAAGACGTACTGATTATTTGCAAAAAAGACCAAGATGCTAAGTTTAGAGAGTACGTAGCTGAAGTCAAAAAACAGCATGGGGATAAATACCTCTAG
- the recQ gene encoding DNA helicase RecQ, with translation MIACQEDELRGKLKETFGFSNFRGNQEQIINNLLSGRNTFVLMPTGAGKSLCYQLPAIISEGTAIVISPLIALMKNQVDQLNAFGVNAQFMNSTLNKTEMKRVKQETLSGAVKLLYVAPESLTKEENIEFLSQANISFAAIDEAHCISEWGHDFRPEYRKIKSIIGQFGDIPIIALTATATPKVQLDIQKNLQMEEADVFKSSFNRKNLYYEIRPKVDVKKQLIRFVKEQKGTSGIIYCLSRKKVEEIAELLKVNDINAAPYHAGLDSNMRMKHQDGFLNEDIDVIVATIAFGMGIDKPDVRFVVHYDAPKSLEGYYQETGRAGRDGLEGKCILFYTLDDIIKLEKFNKDKPVAERENAKLLLEEVSSYAESSVCRRKQLLHYFGEEYMDSDCTDQGLCDNCAHPKAIFEGQEFIKQAIVAAIKTEERFGIRHLVNVIRGIESQYVKSYNHSQLDVFGIGKDETEIFWRSVVRQTLLNEFLSKDIENIGVLKVTEKGHSFLKKPFSVELSRDHDYTVENLDHDNGVDANGKAHDEELYDILKALRKTVAKQKNLPPYVIFQDPSLEEMATTYPTTKEDLAQVNGVGMGKVLKFGKPFIDAIANYVKENDLETASDVVIKSTVNKSKIKIFLIQQIDRKVDLEEVAELKGITFDNVLTEIENICFSGTKLNLDYYIDQFIDEDRQDDLLDYFMTAETDDLKQAMDELEYDGYSEDEVRLMRIKFMSEYAN, from the coding sequence ATGATTGCATGCCAGGAGGACGAACTGAGGGGAAAACTGAAAGAGACATTTGGCTTTAGTAATTTCCGAGGTAACCAAGAACAGATAATCAACAACCTGCTATCAGGGCGCAACACCTTTGTGTTGATGCCTACAGGTGCGGGGAAGTCACTATGCTACCAGTTGCCTGCTATTATTAGTGAGGGGACAGCTATCGTGATATCACCGCTGATTGCTTTGATGAAAAATCAAGTAGATCAGCTCAACGCCTTTGGAGTGAACGCTCAGTTCATGAACTCTACGCTCAACAAAACGGAAATGAAGCGGGTGAAGCAAGAAACACTTTCTGGAGCTGTAAAGCTGCTATATGTGGCTCCCGAATCATTGACCAAAGAAGAAAACATTGAATTTTTAAGTCAGGCCAACATCTCATTTGCGGCTATCGACGAGGCACATTGCATCTCTGAATGGGGACACGACTTCCGTCCAGAATACAGAAAGATCAAATCTATCATTGGTCAGTTTGGGGATATTCCCATTATTGCTCTGACCGCTACTGCTACACCTAAGGTGCAACTGGACATTCAGAAAAACCTACAAATGGAAGAAGCAGATGTGTTTAAATCTTCTTTCAACAGAAAAAATCTCTACTATGAGATTAGACCTAAGGTAGATGTAAAAAAGCAGCTGATCCGATTTGTAAAAGAGCAGAAAGGGACTTCAGGTATCATATATTGCTTGAGCAGAAAGAAAGTAGAAGAAATAGCAGAATTGCTAAAAGTGAACGACATCAATGCCGCACCTTATCATGCAGGGCTTGATAGCAATATGCGAATGAAACATCAAGACGGTTTTCTTAATGAAGACATTGATGTAATCGTGGCTACTATTGCCTTTGGTATGGGAATCGATAAGCCAGATGTGAGGTTTGTAGTGCATTATGATGCGCCTAAATCGCTAGAGGGCTATTACCAAGAAACAGGTCGTGCAGGTAGAGATGGACTAGAGGGTAAGTGTATTTTGTTTTACACCTTGGATGACATTATCAAGCTGGAGAAATTTAATAAAGACAAACCTGTTGCCGAAAGGGAGAATGCGAAGTTGCTATTAGAGGAGGTGTCTTCCTATGCAGAGTCTTCAGTTTGTCGCCGAAAACAGCTCCTTCATTATTTTGGAGAAGAATATATGGATTCTGACTGTACTGATCAGGGGTTGTGTGACAATTGCGCACATCCAAAAGCCATATTCGAAGGGCAGGAGTTTATCAAGCAGGCGATTGTTGCCGCCATCAAGACAGAAGAGCGGTTTGGCATCAGACATTTGGTGAATGTGATCCGAGGGATAGAAAGCCAGTATGTAAAAAGCTATAATCACAGCCAATTAGATGTTTTCGGTATAGGAAAGGACGAAACCGAAATTTTTTGGAGATCAGTCGTTCGTCAGACACTGCTCAATGAATTTTTATCGAAAGACATTGAAAATATTGGTGTACTGAAAGTAACAGAAAAAGGGCACAGCTTTTTAAAGAAACCATTTTCGGTAGAGCTTTCGAGAGACCATGACTACACAGTAGAAAACTTAGACCACGATAATGGTGTAGATGCCAATGGCAAAGCGCACGACGAAGAGCTATATGATATTCTCAAGGCTTTGCGCAAAACAGTGGCTAAGCAGAAGAACCTTCCACCATATGTGATCTTTCAAGACCCATCTTTAGAAGAAATGGCGACCACCTATCCTACCACCAAAGAAGACTTGGCTCAGGTCAATGGTGTGGGCATGGGTAAGGTGCTGAAATTTGGTAAACCTTTTATAGATGCTATAGCTAATTATGTAAAAGAAAATGATTTGGAAACCGCGTCGGATGTGGTGATCAAATCGACTGTAAATAAATCCAAAATTAAAATATTTCTGATTCAGCAAATCGATCGCAAAGTAGACTTGGAAGAAGTAGCAGAACTCAAAGGTATTACATTCGATAATGTGCTTACGGAGATAGAAAATATATGCTTTTCTGGCACCAAGCTCAATTTGGATTATTATATCGATCAGTTTATAGACGAAGACCGGCAGGACGATCTGCTGGATTATTTTATGACGGCTGAAACCGACGACCTGAAGCAAGCCATGGATGAGCTTGAATATGACGGATACTCTGAAGATGAAGTACGTTTGATGCGGATCAAGTTCATGTCGGAATACGCCAATTAA
- the purD gene encoding phosphoribosylamine--glycine ligase, which yields MNVLVIGAGGREHALAWKIKQSPKCNDLYVAPGNAGTAAVAQNLTIGVNDFEALGQAVLDKDIDLVIVGPEEPLVKGIRNYFAAKDELKNILMVGPDQVGAQLEGSKDFSKEFMVRNQIPTAGSLTVTAENLSEGLDFLKKVEAPYVLKADGLAAGKGVIITSDIKEAEASLKEMLDGQFGAASQKVLIEEYLHGIELSVFVLTDGKSYMTLPEAKDYKRIGEGDTGPNTGGMGAVSPVSFADDAFMKKVEDQVIKPTVDGLNKDGIDFIGFLFIGLMNIKGEPFVIEYNVRMGDPETEVVMPRIQSDMLSHLAAAAKGELDKEQLEIKPETATTVVAVAEGYPGSYEKGRVMKGLDHDFKGIVFHAGTAVSDGQILTNGGRVLASTGLGSDIQSALGQSYENLQSIQWEGMNFRKDIGQDLLAL from the coding sequence ATGAATGTACTTGTGATAGGAGCCGGTGGACGTGAGCATGCCTTGGCTTGGAAAATAAAACAAAGCCCAAAGTGTAACGACCTATATGTAGCACCTGGAAATGCTGGGACTGCTGCAGTAGCACAAAATCTAACTATTGGCGTCAATGATTTTGAAGCTTTAGGTCAAGCGGTTTTGGACAAGGACATCGACTTGGTGATCGTAGGGCCAGAAGAACCATTGGTCAAAGGCATTCGCAATTATTTTGCCGCCAAGGATGAGTTGAAAAATATACTGATGGTAGGTCCAGATCAAGTGGGTGCTCAGCTTGAAGGCAGCAAGGATTTTTCTAAGGAATTTATGGTTCGTAACCAAATTCCAACAGCGGGTTCATTGACGGTAACCGCTGAAAACCTGTCAGAGGGATTAGACTTTCTGAAAAAAGTGGAGGCTCCCTATGTGCTCAAAGCAGATGGGTTGGCTGCAGGCAAAGGAGTAATTATCACTTCTGATATTAAAGAAGCAGAAGCCTCTCTCAAAGAAATGCTTGATGGCCAGTTTGGAGCGGCTAGTCAAAAAGTACTTATTGAAGAGTACCTTCATGGCATTGAGCTTTCTGTTTTTGTATTGACAGATGGCAAGTCGTACATGACCTTACCAGAGGCCAAAGATTATAAGCGTATAGGTGAAGGTGATACCGGACCTAATACTGGCGGTATGGGAGCCGTGTCTCCTGTCTCATTTGCAGACGATGCTTTTATGAAAAAGGTGGAAGATCAAGTGATTAAGCCCACTGTAGATGGGCTAAACAAAGACGGAATAGATTTTATAGGCTTCTTGTTTATCGGGCTGATGAATATCAAAGGAGAGCCATTTGTGATCGAATATAACGTGCGAATGGGTGATCCTGAAACAGAAGTAGTGATGCCAAGGATTCAGTCAGATATGCTATCACATTTGGCCGCCGCCGCTAAAGGAGAGCTAGACAAAGAGCAGCTAGAAATAAAGCCAGAGACGGCTACCACTGTGGTGGCTGTGGCAGAAGGCTATCCTGGATCTTATGAAAAGGGTCGGGTAATGAAAGGACTCGATCACGATTTCAAAGGGATTGTTTTTCATGCGGGGACTGCAGTATCTGATGGGCAGATTCTGACCAACGGTGGCCGTGTGCTTGCCTCAACGGGTTTGGGTTCAGACATCCAGTCGGCCTTGGGTCAATCGTATGAAAACTTGCAATCAATCCAGTGGGAGGGTATGAATTTCCGAAAGGATATTGGACAGGATTTGCTCGCACTTTAA